TCCAGTTTACCGAAAGAAAAAATGATCGAAATCACATCCTTGTTCGCAAAGCTTGTTCAGTCATTTTTTGGACAAACTCCGCAACTTGATGCCAGTTTTAATATGTGATTGGCAGAGTATTTGAAGGGTTAAATCTAATAATGATCTCTTCTAGAATTGAACATTTTTATAGCTGAGAGCCCATCAAACTTAGATATGATCCCTTAGGCCGTTAAGAAAAGTTTTGATGCACAACGCAATATATTCTTTTTTCATTTTGGACAGTTGCGGTTTTGATTTATTGGCGCTGAGGTCGCGGAAGGTGCGGAAAAAGCCGAGGGGAATGGTGAGGAGAAGTGAGAAGATTAATTCAGGGTTGAAGTGAGTGCTGAGTTTTTTTTGCTTTTGGAAATATTGAATGCGTCTAATAATGGTTTGTATAGTTTCGGGTGTATAGGCGGTGAGTTGGAAGGGATCGGGTTCTAGGGATTGCCATTCAATAATACGAAGTGCGTCCGGATGTTGGTCGAAAAATCCAAAGCGATATTGAATAAATTCAGAAATAAATTCTTCGCAGTTTTTTAGTGTTAATAATTTGTCCCAATTCATATTTTGAGAGTTGTGATATTCTTCGAGTATAGTAATTTTTACGGCTACCCATAAATCTTGTTTGTTGCCAAAGTGGTGGTAGATGAGGCTTTGATTTATTTGTGCCTTCTTTGCGATCGCACTAATAGAGGTGCCTGCAAATCCTGTTTCTACAAAACAAGTCCGAGCAGCATTGAGAATGGTGGCTCGAGTGTTATCTGCAGACGGACGTGTTGGAGTTGTCATTGTAACCTCAATATTGTTCAAGTACGAATAAATGTGATTTCTCAATCATAGAAAAATGAGAATCTGACTGAATTACTGTTACTGAAGTCAAGTTAGCTTCCTGTTAAAGTGGTACTGTAACGCCTTTATCCTAAATTAGGCCCATTGTAATAGATTCTTATATCAATGAAAAGATTTAGTTGAACGATCATTCAATTAATTCTTGACACCAAAGGCTGCCTGCTAGATAATTGAACGAACGTTCAATTAGATGGAGATAGAAAATGAGCTCTAATAAATATGTGACTATATGGATCGTGGTGTTTTTAGCCATTATTTCGCTTTTGGCGACTGATTTTTATACTCCGGCTATGCCGCAAATGGTTGCGGACTTGATGACTCAAGGTTCAATGATCAAATTGACCGTTACCGTTTATATATTAGGTATGGCTTTATCTCCGCTGGTTTTTGGCCCTCTTTCAGATCGTGTTGGAAGACGGCCGGTGTTGTTAGCTTCGGCAGTGATAGGCTTATTGGGGTCTGTGTTTTGCTGGTTAGCGCCTAACGTGAATCTTCTCATTATCGGTCGTTTGATTCAGGGGCTTGGATTAGGGGCAGGGTTGTCATTGGCGCGAACGATTGGAAACGATCTTTTTGAGAAGCAAGAATTTGCTCGTATTGCTGGGATAATTAGTTTAGTGGTTGCTGTTGGACCTGCTATTGCGCCGGTGATAGGAGGATATCTATTTGTACATTTTGGTTGGTCCAGTATATTCTTTTTGGTGACCTTCATGATTGCAGCAGGAGGTTTCGCGGTTTTTACTTATGTACCAGAAACAATCATCACACGAGAGACAAGTGCATTTCGGTTGCGTGAGTTGTTGGCGAATTTCAGATCTTTAATAATGCATCGAGTTTTTATTTCTTACACCATACTGGCAGGATTAACTATCAGCATTATTATTTTATTCGGCGTGTTGAGTACTTTTATTTTGCAAAAACAATATCATTTAACTCCTATTGAATACGGATGGATTATGTTGTTGGTAACTGGTATGAGTTTCATCAGTCGTACATCGAATATTATTTTATTGCGTAAATTCACACCTGAATATTGTATAGCTGTAGGTTTGGTATTTATGATATTGGGTTCTTTAATGGCATTAGTTGGAAGTGTGTTGCAACTCCACTATCTGCTTTGTGTTGTAATACCCTCTATGCTAATCGTTTTTGGCGCTGGAACAATTCCATCAAACACGGTGGCTTTAGCGCTGGGTCCTTTTAGACAGCAGGGTGGCGGAAGTGCAGGGGCTATATACGGTTCTATTACGATGTTAAGTGTATTTGCTGTTAGTATTATTGGAAGTTTTTTGCCTGCCAGTAATCTAATTTTAGCGCTGATTTATTTAGGATTAAGTGTATCGTCTGTGATTGTGATGCTGACACAAACTTCTTTGAAGCAAGAATTACCATCGGTGTTAAATCCTGAATAAGACCAAAAAAAAGGGGATGAAAACAAGTTTCACCCCCTAATTTTTTGAATGATACTATAAAAAACTAGTCGTTCTTCACACTCAATTCAAAATACGGATGTTGAATGTCATCTTTAGATTGAGCATATCTAAGACTATCGTTCGTTACATTAGTTTTAGCTCTGTCTAGCAGTGTTTTCCAGCTAGCTTTAGGTGCATTTTTGGTTTCGTCTTTTAAGCTCTTGAGGAAGGCATATGTAAAAGCTCCGCCTTCATTGTCACTACCCGAAGCAAATTCACCAATTTGAGCACTAGTAACATTGATCATGCCTTCTTCTTCAAGAAATAGATGTTGGTAATTTGAGCGGATCTTATTTTCAGAAGGAACAGCACGTAGTGATCTCGTTGCTACAATCGGAGGAGCCGATTTTTCGCCAATAAAACTATTACAAACATCGGCAATAGTCAGTAGAAAGCGAGGGTGCTTTTGCATCAAATTATAAATCACATATTCATATTGGAGTCCTTCATCTTGTTGTGAAAAAACAAGATTCGGCCAAGGGCTTGAACCTTTAGATTTTGTTCTATAACCATGACCACCAAAGAAGAAAACAATGACATCATCGCTATTTGCTTTAACGGAATTTATTTGCTGAAGAAATAGTTGAGGATTTGTTGACTTTCCTTGCATTAAAACTTCTTTAAGCGTTAAACCAGTATATTTAGCAACATTTTGCATTTCTTTACGCATATGGTTGAAGTCTTGTTTTACAGACTGACCGATGCTCTCATCCAAAGTGTCAGAGGCAATAATTGCGATCAAATTAGCGGCTTGAGCTGAAAAAGACAGCGTTGCTAATAAAACGAAAAAACTGGCGAATATAACTTGTCGTATCTTTTGCATCGTAAGTACTCCTAAGAAGTTTTTGTGGTATTAGATTTTTTCATAATCGTTTTACTGAATGAATTAAATTTTTCAGCCATCGGATCATAATCAATAATGTTGGTATTGTTTTCGCTGACTATTTTAATTTTTTTGCAAGAATAGCTAACGTAGACATTGACGGCTTTATCACCAGTAAATTGATAAGAAATTTCAGGTATAAACAGACATCGTTTAATTCGATTAAAATTGTAGTTGCTGTCATTT
This DNA window, taken from Gammaproteobacteria bacterium, encodes the following:
- a CDS encoding TetR/AcrR family transcriptional regulator, whose protein sequence is MTTPTRPSADNTRATILNAARTCFVETGFAGTSISAIAKKAQINQSLIYHHFGNKQDLWVAVKITILEEYHNSQNMNWDKLLTLKNCEEFISEFIQYRFGFFDQHPDALRIIEWQSLEPDPFQLTAYTPETIQTIIRRIQYFQKQKKLSTHFNPELIFSLLLTIPLGFFRTFRDLSANKSKPQLSKMKKEYIALCIKTFLNGLRDHI
- a CDS encoding multidrug effflux MFS transporter, with protein sequence MSSNKYVTIWIVVFLAIISLLATDFYTPAMPQMVADLMTQGSMIKLTVTVYILGMALSPLVFGPLSDRVGRRPVLLASAVIGLLGSVFCWLAPNVNLLIIGRLIQGLGLGAGLSLARTIGNDLFEKQEFARIAGIISLVVAVGPAIAPVIGGYLFVHFGWSSIFFLVTFMIAAGGFAVFTYVPETIITRETSAFRLRELLANFRSLIMHRVFISYTILAGLTISIIILFGVLSTFILQKQYHLTPIEYGWIMLLVTGMSFISRTSNIILLRKFTPEYCIAVGLVFMILGSLMALVGSVLQLHYLLCVVIPSMLIVFGAGTIPSNTVALALGPFRQQGGGSAGAIYGSITMLSVFAVSIIGSFLPASNLILALIYLGLSVSSVIVMLTQTSLKQELPSVLNPE
- a CDS encoding caspase family protein; translation: MQKIRQVIFASFFVLLATLSFSAQAANLIAIIASDTLDESIGQSVKQDFNHMRKEMQNVAKYTGLTLKEVLMQGKSTNPQLFLQQINSVKANSDDVIVFFFGGHGYRTKSKGSSPWPNLVFSQQDEGLQYEYVIYNLMQKHPRFLLTIADVCNSFIGEKSAPPIVATRSLRAVPSENKIRSNYQHLFLEEEGMINVTSAQIGEFASGSDNEGGAFTYAFLKSLKDETKNAPKASWKTLLDRAKTNVTNDSLRYAQSKDDIQHPYFELSVKND